The Streptomyces tendae DNA segment CCCGCCGGCCCAGCCGCTGCCCGCCGAGGCCCCGCCCGCGCAGGGCACCCCGTCCGCCGGCACCCCGGTCCCTCAGCAGTGGCCCGCCGCCGGTGACACCTCCGGCGCCGGAACGCCCGTGCCGAACGCCGCGCAGCCCACGCCGTCCGGCGGTACGCCGCTGCCGCCCGAGGGCGCTCCGGCGCCGGACCGGCGGGCCGCCGCCCAGCCGCTGCCCGCCGAGGCCGCCGCGCCGACGGACCCCAACTCGACGCAGGGCCGGGCGATCAGCGTGCGGACGCTGGGGCAGGGCGTGCCGTTCAACCGGCAGGCCGCCCAGGTCCAGCAGCCGTCGGCGTCGGCCACGCCTCCCCCGCACCAGCCGGGCGGCTCCGGACGCCGTCGCAAGCTCGGCACGCGTCCCGACGCGGCTGCCGCCGCGACCGGCCAGACGTCCGCCGGTCCGCAGGCGCCCGGTGCGCAGGGCGCCCGTCCGCACCCGGCGGCCGAGCCCGCGCAGCCCGACCGCACGCCGGCCACCGCCCTCGCCCAGCCCCCGGCACAGCCGCAGCCGACGCCGGCCGGTCAGTCCCGGCTCGCGCCGTCCGCCGAGGGCACCGGACGTTCGTACGCGATAGGGGCGCCCGACGCGGACGCCGCCGAGGGACCCGAGCCGCTGGACGGTCCGGGCGGGGCCGTGGAGGTGGCGGACCCGCCGCGTCCGCAGCCGATGGACGACGAACTGCCGCCGGAGCCGCTGGACAACCCGCGCCGGCTGCTGGTGTGGCCCGCGCCGGACGTGTCGACGCAGCAGGCGCTGAGCGACCGCGGCTACCGGCCGGTGATCGTGCACTCGCGCGAGGAGGTCGACGCACAGATCGCGGCCTTCCCGGCGGCTCTGTTCGTCGACCCGCTGACCGGACCGATCACCCGGACCGCGCTGCAGTCGCTGCGTCAGGCGGCGGTGGCCGCAGAGGTGCCGGTGCTCGTCACGGCCGGACTCGGACAGGCATCCCGCGACGCCGCGTACGGCGCCGACCCCGCCGTGCTGCTGAAGGCGCTCGCCCCTCGGGACAGCGAGCAGCACCCGCCGCGCGTGCTGCTGGTCGAGGAGCACGCGGAGATCGCGCTGGCCCTGACGAGCACGCTGGAACGGCGTGGCATGCAGGTCGCACGGGCCGCGAGCGACGCCGACGCGGTGGCGCTGGCGGGTCAGTTCCGGCCCAACCTGGTCGTGATGGACCTGATGCAGGTGCACCGGCAGGCCGGTCAGGCCGGGATCATCGACTGGCTGCGGGCGAACGGACAGCTCACCCGCACCCCGCTGGTCGTCTACACGGCCGCCGTCGACGCGGCCGACCTGCCCCGGCTGGCCTCCGGCGAGACGGTGCTGTTCCTCGCGGAGCGGTCCACCAGCGACGCGGTGCAGGATCGCATCGTCGACCTGCTCTCCCGCATCGGGACGAACTGACGTCCGCAGGGACGCGGGACTCCGGGACTCCGGGACTCCGGGACTCCGGGACTCCGGGACTCCGGGACTACGGGGCTCCGGGACTACGGGGTCGACGACCGTCCGCCGGACGCGGTTTCAACCGGCCGTACGCCGGTGCCGGCACCGGATGTCCGTCGGACGCTGAGCGCCTGGCCACACGCGGACACCGGGACCAACTGACCGTTCGCCACCGAACTCCGGGCTCCGGGCACCGCAACCTGCCGCCGGGCAGCGGAACCACTGGCACCTGCCGCCGGGCACCACCTGCCCGTCCGCCGGACCACCTGGGCTCCCCGGGCGCAGGCCCTGACAGAACCGCGCCGGGCGGTGGGCGCTTCCCGCGCTCATCGCCCGGCGCACGTCCGGTCCCTCACCCGCTCCGGTCAGATCTGCGTGACGTCCAGCGTCCCCTCCGCGTACTGCCGGCGCAGCACCTTCTTGTCGAACTTGCCCACGCTGGTCTTCGGCACCGCCTCGATCACCGTCCAGCGCTCCGGGAGCTGCCACTTGGCGACCCGGCGCTCCTCCTGGAGGAAGGCGCGCAGGGTGGTGAAGTCGGCGGTGGCGCCCTCCTTGAGGACGACGGTGGCCAGCGGGCGCTCGCCCCACTTGTCGTCGGGTACGGCGACCACGGCGGCCTCGGCGACGTCCGGGTGCGCCATCAGCGCGTTCTCCAGCTCCACCGAGGAGATCCACTCGCCGCCCGACTTGATGACGTCCTTGGCACGGTCGGTCAGGGTGAGGAAGCCGTCCGCGCTGATGGTGCCGACGTCACCGGTCTTGAGCCAGCCGTCCTCGCTGAACTTGTCGGCCGGGCGCAGAGGTTCGGCGTCGGGGCCGTTGTAGTAGGCGCCCGCGATCCACGGGCCGCGGACCTCCAGCTCGCCGGCGGACTCGCCGTCCCAGGGGAGGCGTTCGCCGCCGGGGCCGGTGAGGCGGGCCTCGACGCCGGCCGGGAAGCGGCCCTGGGTCAGCCGGTAGGCGAACTCCTCGTCGGTGCCGACGGCGTGGGCCGGCGGGCGGGCGACGGTGCCGAGCGGGGAGGTCTCCGTCATGCCCCAGGCGTGGCAGACCCGCATGCCCAGCTTGTCGAACGCCTCCATCAGGGAGGGCGGACAGGCGGAGCCGCCGATGGTCACCTGGGTGAGGGCGGAGACGTTGCGCGGGCGGGCGGTGAGCTCCGCGAGCAGGCCCTGCCAGATGGTGGGCACGGCGGCGGCGTGGGTCGGCTTCTCGCTCTCGATCATCTCGGCGAGCGGGGCGGGCTGCAGGAAGCGGTCCGGCATCAGCATGTTGACGCCGGACATGAAGGTGGCGTGCGGCAGGCCCCAGGCGTTGACGTGGAACTGCGGGACGACGACCAGGGAGGTGTCCTGGTCGGTCAGCCCCATCGACTGGGTCATGTTCACCTGCATCGAGTGCAGGTAGATCGAACGGTGGCTGTAGACCACGCCCTTGGGGTCGCCGGTCGTCCCGGAGGTGTAGCACATGGCGGCGGCGGCCCGCTCGTCCAGCTCCGGCCAGTCGTAGGCGACGGGCCGGCCGGCGAGCAGGTCCTCGTACTCGTGCACCCGTACGTCGGCGGCGGCCAGGGCGGAGCGGTCGCCGGGGCCGGAGACGACCACGTGCTCCAGGGTCTTGAGGTGCGGCAGCAGCGGGGCGATCAGGGGGATCAGCGAGCCGTTGACGATGACCACCCGGTCGGCGGCGTGGTTGACGATCCACGCGAGCTGCTCGGCCGGAAGGCGCAGGTTCAGGGTGTGGAGCACGGCGCCCATGGACGGAATCGCGAAGTACGCCTCGACGTGCTCGGCGTTGTTCCACATCAGGGTGGCGACCCGTTCGTCGCCCGTGACACCGAGGTCCTCGCGCAGGGCGTGCGCCAGCTGGGCAGCGCGGGCGCCGATCTCCGCGTAGGAACGACGCTGCGGGGCTCCCTCGCCGGTCCAGGTGATCACCTGCGAAGTGCCGTGGATCGACGACCCGTGGGTCAGGATCCTCGAGATCAGCAGCGGTACGTCCTGCATGGTGCTCAGCACGGCGTCCTCCTGGGCGACATTGCCTGGCGTCGGTACGGGTTGCGCTGATTGTGCGCACATACCGCGCGGTATGTCACTAGGGGAGCGGATGATCGATCACGCTCCGCCGGACGACGTTTTCCGTCAGGTTCCGCTCATGTTCCCCCTCACTTCCGAACAAGCCCCAGCTCAGCGTCCTCACGCAGCTTGCCGAGCGCCCTCGACACGGCGGACTTCACCGTCCCGACCGAGACGCCGAGCACCTCGGCCGTCTGCGCCTCGCTGAGATCCTCGTAGTACCGGAGCACGACCATCGCCCGCTGCCGTGCCGGCAGGCGCATGATCGCCCGCCACATCGCGTCGCGCAGCGCCTGCTGCTCGGCGGGGTCGTCGCCGCCGGGCACCGGGTCGGGCTCGGGCAGCTCGTCGCAGGCGAACTCGTCGACCTTGCGCTTGCGCCACTGCGAGGTGCGCGTGTTCACCAGCGCGCGGCGCACATAGCCGTCGAGCGCCCGGTGGTCCTCTATCCGCTCCCAGGCGACGTAGGTCTTGGCGAGCGCGGTCTGCAGCAGGTCCTCCGCGTCGCTGGGGTTTCCGGTCAGCGACCGGGCGGTCCGCAGGAGCACCGGCTGGCGGGCCCTCATATACGACGAGAAGGACGCGTACGGGAGGGTCTGCGTCGCCGGAGCAGCGGCGTTCGAAGCTCTGGTGCAGACGGGTGTGGTCATGTCGTCCACGCTATGAGCGGGTCCCGCCCGGCGGATCGCCCGCAGGTCCCGAAGCCGGATCCCCCTCAGGTTGTAGGGGTGGGGCCCGCCCCACCTACTGGAGGTGGACGAGCGGATGAGGGGTCCTGCGGGTCGCCCCTGAAGGCCGTGCCCGGCGCGCGACCGGCCGCGGGCGGCGCAGACGCCCCCCGGCCACGCCTGCGCGGCGGCACCGTGGCGCCGCCGCACGGACGTCCTCCCCCCGGTCGTGCTCCCCCCGGTTCGTACTCCCCCTTCTCCGTCGGAGACCCCCCTCTCCGTCAGATCGCGGGCCACCAGAAGGGGGCGAAGCTGATGGCCACGTTGTCCTCTCCCTGGTTGACGTTCGTGAACGCGGAGCCGTTGACCTGGGCGGTATTGCTCTCGTTCTCGGCGCCCCAGCCCGTTGCCTGCTGCTGGGTCGTGGCGGAGTTGCCGAAGTTGTCTCCGCCGACTCCGGTACCGAGGGCGCCGTTGTCCGCCGTCGCGACCCCGGCGAACAGAGCGGCAGCGAGCGGGAGCGCGGAGACGGCGGCGATGACGCGGGCGGTACGGATGCTT contains these protein-coding regions:
- a CDS encoding long-chain fatty acid--CoA ligase; this encodes MCAQSAQPVPTPGNVAQEDAVLSTMQDVPLLISRILTHGSSIHGTSQVITWTGEGAPQRRSYAEIGARAAQLAHALREDLGVTGDERVATLMWNNAEHVEAYFAIPSMGAVLHTLNLRLPAEQLAWIVNHAADRVVIVNGSLIPLIAPLLPHLKTLEHVVVSGPGDRSALAAADVRVHEYEDLLAGRPVAYDWPELDERAAAAMCYTSGTTGDPKGVVYSHRSIYLHSMQVNMTQSMGLTDQDTSLVVVPQFHVNAWGLPHATFMSGVNMLMPDRFLQPAPLAEMIESEKPTHAAAVPTIWQGLLAELTARPRNVSALTQVTIGGSACPPSLMEAFDKLGMRVCHAWGMTETSPLGTVARPPAHAVGTDEEFAYRLTQGRFPAGVEARLTGPGGERLPWDGESAGELEVRGPWIAGAYYNGPDAEPLRPADKFSEDGWLKTGDVGTISADGFLTLTDRAKDVIKSGGEWISSVELENALMAHPDVAEAAVVAVPDDKWGERPLATVVLKEGATADFTTLRAFLQEERRVAKWQLPERWTVIEAVPKTSVGKFDKKVLRRQYAEGTLDVTQI
- a CDS encoding SigE family RNA polymerase sigma factor yields the protein MTTPVCTRASNAAAPATQTLPYASFSSYMRARQPVLLRTARSLTGNPSDAEDLLQTALAKTYVAWERIEDHRALDGYVRRALVNTRTSQWRKRKVDEFACDELPEPDPVPGGDDPAEQQALRDAMWRAIMRLPARQRAMVVLRYYEDLSEAQTAEVLGVSVGTVKSAVSRALGKLREDAELGLVRK